The following is a genomic window from Nguyenibacter vanlangensis.
TCGGCATGGCGGGCCTGACGCGTGGACTGAAAGACCGGCGCCTCGTCCGGGGTAAGCCCCATCCAGGCCAGCCCGTCGAACAGCACGTCCACCGCCTGCTGGGTCGAACGTTCGCGGTCCGTATCCTCGATGCGCAGCAGGAACTTGCCGCCATGGTGACGGGCATAAAGGAAGTTGAACAGGGCGGCGCGGGCGTTGCCGATATGCAGCAATCCCGTCGGGCTGGGTGCGAAGCGCGTACGAACGGTCATGAGCCGGGTCCATACCATGGGATGTCTCCGCCATACAGGGGGTGCGCCCGGCTGGTGCTTCTCCCGACGGGCGCATCTTCTGCAACCCGCCTGCCGGGGCTAGTCTGTCCGGGTGGAACAGCGGGCGGGCAAAGGCGGGGTGACGGACGCAACCGGCAGGCAGGATTGCACCAAGCCATGGCTCGCGCGCCAGCTTCTGGCCGAACGGACGCGGCTGGCGCTCTGGCTGCCGGTGGGGCTGGGGCTGGGCATCGCGGGCTATTTCATGCTGCGGCAGGAACCGGGGCGGCCGGCAATGCTGGCCGTGCTGCTGCTGGCCGTGGCCATGGCGGGCTGGATCGCGCGGCGCCCGGCCGACCTGGTACCCCGGCTGGCCGGCGGCGCGGTCGCGGCGATCGCGCTGGGGTTCGTCGCGTCATGGGTTGATGCGCACCGCCGGCCGCCGCTGCCCGACCTGCCGCGCCGTGCCAGTATCGTGACCGGCCGCATCGCCGCCGTCACCCTGCTGCCGCCCCGTTTACCGCCGTCCCACTCGTCATTGCATCCATCGGGGCATCCATCAGGGCATCCATCAGGGCATCCGTCGGGGCACCCGGCAGGCGATGCCGAGCCGGCCATCCGGCGGCTGGACCTGGCGGATGCGGTGCTGGACGATGCGATCGATGACGGCATGCCGCCCTTGCGCCGTATCCTGCGCGTGCGGGTGCGGCCGGACGACCCGGCGGCGCTGGTGCCGGGCATGACGGTACGGGTGCGCGCGCTGTTGCGCCCGCCGCCGCCGCCCGCCTGGCCGGGCGGCCCCGACGGTCAGCGCCGAGCTTGGTTCGATGGCAGCGCCGGCAGCGGCACCGCCCTGGGCCTGGTGCAATCCGCAGGGCCGCCGGTGCCGCCGCGCAGGGTGGACGTCCTGCTGGAATCGCTGCGCGAATGCGTGGTGGCGCGGATCCTGCGCGTGCTGCCCGGCGCGCCGGGCGGGGTGGCGGCCGCCATTCTGACCGGGTCGGCCGCCGCCATGCCGCAATCCGACCGCGACGCCTTCGCCGATGCCGGGCTGGCGCACTTGCTGGCGGTCGCGGGGCTGCATCTGGGCATCGTCATGGGGGTGGCGATGACGGCCGCGCGGCTGGCGCTGGCCTGTTCCGAACGGGCCAGCCTGTACTGGCCCTGCCGGCAGATCGCGGCCCTGGCCGCCCTGGCGTCAGGCGGGGCCTACGTCCTGCTGACCGGCGCGCATCTGCCGGCAGTGCGCAGCCTGACCATGGCCGCGCTGGTGGCGCTGGCGATCATCACCGGCCGCCGTGCCGTCTCGATGCGCGGGCTGGCGGTGGGGGCGACCCTGCTGCTGCTGGCCGGTCCGGCGGACCTGCTCGAGGCTCCGCTGCAGATGTCGCTCGCCGCCGTGATGGGCCTGGCCGCGGGGTTCGAGGCCGCGCGTCCGCTGCTCGCGCGGCTGGCTGACGGACCCGGCTGGTGGCGCCATGCCGCGCGCCACGGCGCGCAATTGCTGCTGGCCAGCCTGTTCGCCGGGGGCGCCACCGTGCCGGTGGTCATGGCGCATTTCGGCACGCTGCAACCCTGGTTCGTGCTGGCCAACCTGCTGGCGGTGCCGCTGATGGCGGTGTGGATCCTGCCCCTCGGGCTGTTGGCCCTGGCGCTGATGCCCCTGGGGGGCGAACCCCTGGCGCTGGTGCCGATGGGCTGGGGCATCCGGCTGGTGCTGGCCCTGGCGCATGGGGTGTCCGGCTGGCCGGCGGCGCGGGTCATGGTGCCTGCCATGCCGGCCTGGGGGCTGGCGGCCTGGCTGCTGGGCCTGTGCTGGCTGTGTTTGTGGACACGGCGCTGGCGCTGGCTTGGGGCGGCGCCGCTGTTGCTGGCACTGGCCGCGCCGTTCCTGATCGCGCGGCCCGACCTGCTGCTCTCGCCCGACGGGCGGGTGCTGGCGGTGCGCGACGGCGCGGTGCTGCGGATCGGCCCGCGCCCGGGCGCCGACATGCCGGTCGAACGCGACTGGCAACAGGCGCTTGCCCTGTCGCTTGCCCCGCTGGACTGCCCTGGCGGCGCCTGTCGCATGGGCGCCGTCGCGCTACGCCTTGCGGCGGCGGCCGGCGTCGATTGCGCGGGCGGCGCCGTGCTGGTCACGCTGGTGCCGCTGGACGATGCGCACTGCCCGGGCGTTCGCACCCTCGACGGGCTGACGGCCTGGCAGGACGGCGCCCAGGCCGTCTTCCTGCACGGCGACAAGGTCGAAATCGTCTCGGACCGGCAGACCCGTGGGGCGCGGCCCTGGGTGCTGGGGCCGGGCCAGCATGGCCTGCCCACCCTGCCGCTCGCCCGGCGGGAATAGTCCGGGACGGATAGCCGGCAATGGGCAGGCGGCAGAGCTTCAGGGTGGCGTCAGCACCTTGCCGGTATATTGGCAGGGTTCCTGCGCCGGGCAGCGCCAGCATTCGGGCCGCCGCGCCTTGCAGACATAGCGCCCGTGCAGGATCAGCCAATGATGCGCCGGGCGCAGCAGCGGCGCCGGGATTCGCGCCACCAGTTGGTCCTCGACTGCGCGCGTGGTCTTGCCCGGCGCCAGCCCGGTGCGGTTGCCGATGCGGAAGATATGCGTATCCACCGCCATCGTGCTGTCGCCGAACGCCACGTTCATCACCACGTTCGCGGTCTTGCGCCCCACGCCGGGCAGCGCCTCCAGCGCCGCGCGGTCACGCGGGACGCGCCCGTCATACCGGTCCAGCAATGTCTGCGACAGGGTTATGACGTTGCGCGCCTTGGTGCGCCACAGGCCGATCGACCGGATATGCGCCCCGACTCCATCCTCGCCCAATGCCACCATCGCGGCCGGGTCAGGCGCGTCGCGGAACAGGCCCCGCGTCGCCCGGTTGACCGACGCGTCGGTGGCCTGAGCCGACAGCACGACCGCGACCAGCAGCGTGTAGTCATCAACGAATTCCAGCTCGCTCTCGGCGTTGGGATGGGCCTCGGCCAGCAGCGTGATGAATCGTTCCACTTCCTTCAGCGTCATGCGGCGCTTGGCCCGCGCGGGGCGCGGCACCTTGACTGGGGTAAGGGGCTTGGTCATGGGGTCTGGCCGTCCGTTCGATTCGGGCCCTTTTTTCCGCCGGGCAGCGGCGACAGGCAAGGGGCGACTTAAGGGTGGCGGTTGCTTTCATCCAGCCGCGCGGCGATAGTCCGGGCCGTTGCAGGCGGCCCGCCGCATGCGGCCGGAACGGACGAAAGGATGGCCGACGGGACCGGCCGGGATATCATGACGGACACTGACTCCGCGCCCGCCCCCCGGGGCCGTGCGCGCAACGAATTTGTCGAAGTGCTGGGCTTCGTGATCCGGCGCTGGTCGCGCCATCCCGGCGCGCTGGCCTGGACGATGGCCGGCATCGCCGTCGCGACGGTGGCCGACGTGGTCACCCCGCTGCTGGCCGGCTGGATGGTCGACGACGTGGCGCGCGGCGGCGCGGTCGGGTCCCTGACGCCGGCGCTGGCCGCGGCCCGGCACGGCGTGCTGTGGACGCTGGGCGGGCTGGTGCTGCTCGGCCTGCTGGGTGTGGCGGGGCGGCGCATGTCCTATCTGGGCATCACCTTCCTGACGGCGCGGGTGATGCGCGGCATCGCCGAAACCGCCTTTGCCCGTGTGCAGCGTTTTTCCACCGACTGGCACGGCAACACCTTCGCCGGCTCGACGGTGCGGCGACTGACGCGCGGCATGTGGGCGGTCGATACGCTGGCGGACACGCTGATGCTGATGCTGCTGCCCAGCGTGCTGGTGCTGGCGGCCACGACCGTGGTGCTGGCCTGGCACTGGCCGTCGATGGGGCTGCTGCTGGGGCTCAGCTCGATCATGCTGGTGGCGATGTCCGCCTGGCTGACCCTGCATTATGTCGCGCCGTCCGCCCGGCTGGCCAATGCGTGGGATACGCGCATGGGCGCGGCCCTGGCCGACGCCGTCACCTGTAACGCGGTGGTCAAGGCCTTCGGCGCCGAACGGCGCGAGGAAGCGCGCCTGTCCTGGATTCTCTCGCGCTGGCAGCGTCGCACCGAACGGTCCTGGGTGCGGGGCACCAATTCCGGAAACCTGCAGAACGTGGCCGCGCTGTTGATGCGCGTGGTGCTGATCGGCGCGGTGCTGGCGCTCTGGTGGCGCGGCCGGGCGGGGCCTGGCGACGTGGCCTATGTGCTGACGATGGTCTTCCTGGTGCAGGGCTATCTGCGCGATATCGGCCAGCAGATCTCGATGGTCCAGCGTTCGGTGAACGAGATGGAGGAACTGGTCGCGATCTATCGCTTGCCGCCCGGCGTGCAGGATCGGCCGGACGCCCCGCCGCTGCGCATCTCTCACGGCGCGATCCGCTTCGACCAAGTCGGTTTCGGCTATCGCGGACAGCGCGGGCTGCTGTTCCGTGACCTGTCGATCGACATTCCCGCCGGCAGCCGCGTGGCCCTGGTCGGGCCCTCCGGCTCGGGCAAGACCACGTTGGTCAAGCTGGTGCAGCGCCTGTACGACGTGACCGACGGCCGGATCCTGATCGACGGCATCGATATCGCGACCGTCGCGCAATCCAGCCTGCGCAGCCAGATCGCGATCGTACAGCAGGAACCGGTGCTGTTTCACCGCTCGCTGGCTGAAAACATCGCCTATGGCCGGCCCGGCGCCTCGATGGCCGAGATCGAGGAAGCGGCACGCCAGGCCAATGCCGCCGGCTTCATCGGCCGCCTGCCCAAGGGCTATGCCACCATGGTGGGCGAACGCGGGGTCAAGCTGTCGGGCGGCGAACGCCAGCGCGTGGCCATCGCCCGCGCCTTCCTGGCCGACGCCCCGATCCTGATCTTCGACGAGGCCACGTCCAGCCTGGATTCGGAATCCGAAATCCTGGTGCAGGACGCGATGGAACGGCTGATGATCGGCCGGACGGTGCTGGTGATCGCCCACCGCCTGTCCACCGTCGTCGGGCTGGACCGCATCCTGGTCTTCGCCCACGGCGAACTGCGCGAGGACGGCTCCCACGCCCAACTGATCGCGCGCGAAGGCGGCCTGTATCGCCGCCTCTTCGACCTGCAATCATTGGACGGATAAGGGCGGCTGGCGGCCCCGCCGATCACGTAGCCATAGATGGAACAGGCGCGTCTCGATCCGCGCTTCCACGCGGAGCGCAACCGTCGAGTGGCGGGAAAGCCAGATCCCCGCCATGGTTTCAATCCACGCTCTCGTACGGAGAGCGACCGTATTTTTCCCACGAATTAGGCGCGTATGACATGTTTCAATCCACGCTCTCGTACGGAGAGCGACTAAAAGTAGTCACGTTTGCCATTAGAATAATACCTGTTTCAATCCACGCTCTCGTACGGAGAGCGACAATCCGGGACCGGTCAGGATCACGGTGCCATCCGGTTTCAATCCACGCTCTCGTACGGAGAGCGACCCGCGACCGATAACCACGGCGCCGGATATGTCTGGTTTCAATCCACGCTCTCGTACGGAGAGCGACTGGCCTCGCGCGATGGCCACATTCTACCTGGCTGCGTTTCAATCCACGCTCTCGTACGGAGAGCGACCGTTCGAGGCGCCGTGCGAGGTGATCAACGACGCGTTTCAATCCACGCTCTCGTACGGAGAGCGACCCGTCGTTGCGGGTTTGCGGGAGGGCGCCTCTGTGTTTCAATCCACGCTCTCGTACGGAGAGCGACATGACCGCAATTGGCCGCGCAATCCTCGAAGCAGTTTCAATCCACGCTCTCGTACGGAGAGCGACGTCGGGGATACCGGGTTTTGGCAGCGCGGCGCCGTGTTTCAATCCACGCTCTCGTACGGAGAGCGACCCTATGGGTTTGTGCTCTATGCGTTCCCATGGGGGTTTCAATCCACGCTCTCGTACGGAGAGCGACGCTTTTCGAGCCACCTGCCCGCGTCGCTGAGAAGGTTTCAATCCACGCTCTCGTACGGAGAGCGACACCCGGCCGCAGCAACCAGTGCGGACTTGGCAACGGTTTCAATCCACGCTCTCGTACGGAGAGCGACGTTCCCGACGATGGAACATGATTTCGACATACCTGTTTCAATCCACGCTCTCGTACGGAGAGCGACGGCATTGATGGCATCCTCATTGCCCATCAACTGGTGTTTCAATCCACGCTCTCGTACGGAGAGCGACCAGCAGCCGGGTTGCGCCCGGCGGCGGCGCTGCGGTTTCAATCCACGCTCTCGTACGGAGAGCGACGGATTGCCCCAGGACGGCGAATAGCCCTTCACGCCGTTTCAATCCACGCTCTCGTACGGAGAGCGACGCCCGGGTCAGACTCGGCAGCCGGCCACAGCGCATCGTTTCAATCCACGCTCTCGTACGGAGAGCGACCCTTGAGGGGAGCCCTTGAGAGAACTGGAGCGATGTTTCAATCCACGCTCTCGTACGGAGAGCGACCAGCGATGGCGCTCTCTCTGGCTGCATGCGACGAGTTTCAATCCACGCTCTCGTACGGAGAGCGACGAGCTCTCCCCTGTTTTCCGGGCGCTGGTGCGACGTTTCAATCCACGCTCTCGTACGGAGAGCGACCATAGTGGTCCAGACCTTCCATGCGGTTCTGATAGTTTCAATCCACGCTCTCGTACGGAGAGCGACGTGTATGATACTGCCCGCGCTGTGCAGGTGTTGGGTGTTTCAATCCACGCTCTCGTACGGAGAGCGACACCCTTTATGCTATCATCTTGTTCGGTCTTATAAAAACGGAACATTTGCGCGAAATGCATGGCGGTTAGTCCCCTGGCGAGACGGGCGAGCGCGTTCATATCAGTAAAGCATTGATCGCAAAAAGTATTCCGGCCGCGCGAACCGACCCGGTCCGGCGTGATCGCTTGTGGTTCGCGCGCACTTCAGAACAGCAGCGGCCCGTCCAGGTCCAGAACGGGCTTGGCCCCGACATGCTCGATCCGCTGCCTGCCCTTCGCCCCAAGCTGATAGAAGCGCAGGCTGTCCTTCGCCGTATCGGCCTCCGCAATCAGGCGGGCACGCAGTTCCGCCCAGCGTGCCGGGTCGACATCGCATTCGAAGACGGAATGCTGCACGCGCTGCCCGAAATCGAGACAGGCGCGCGCCACCCGCCGCAACCGACGCCGGCCTGCTGCATCTTCGGTATTTACGTCATAGGTGATCAGGACAAGCATCGGTCATTTCCAGATGAAGGCGGGGTATCCGTCCAGTTCCCCTCGCAAATGCCGCGCCAGCAGCAGGGACTGAAGATGGGCGACCAGCCCGAATGTCACCGATTCCTCCAGGAAAGGATGGCGGATTTCGTCCTTCTTGCGATCTTGCCACGCGACCAGGACCGCCTTGCGCGCGTCCTCGGTCATCAGGACCGCGCCGCCGTCGCTGACGGTAAAATCATCCGCGGCGACCTGTCGCCGGTTGATCAGGCTCAGCGCCAGTCGGTCGGCCAGGACCGGCCGCAATTCCTCCATAAGGTCCAAGGCCAGGCTGCTGCGCCCCGGCCGGTCCGCATGTAGAAACCCGACCTGTGGGTCGAGCCCGACGCTTTCCAGCGCCGACCGGCAATCATGGCCCAGAACGGCATAAAGGAAAGACAGAAGGGCGTTGACCCGATCCAGCGGCGGTCGGCGGGTGCGGCCGGCGAAGACGAACGCGCTGTCCTCGACACGGATCAATTGATTGAATGCGCCGAAATAGACCTGGGCGGCTTCGCCCTCGATCCCGCGTGCCGTATCGATATCCGGCGCCTGTGCGACACGCCGGACGACGTTGGTCAGGCGCTGTTCGGCATCCTGCAACTGCGCTTGCGCATCAGGCGCCAAGGCTGCCCCGTGGTCGCGCAACGCTCGGCGCAGGACCGTCCGCTGGTTGGCCGCTTTGGCGGCAATGATATTGCGCACGATGGCCAGGGCACGTGCGCTGTCATCGGCAGCACGGTACTGCGTGCGACGCAGCAGCACGTTGCCGCTGCGCGCTCCCTCGGCGCGCGCCAGAAAACGGCCCTGCGGCGAAAGCCATGACAGGGTGATGTTCGCTTCGGCGCACGCGCCCATCAGGGCGGGCGACGCCCCGGCATGTCCGAAACAGATGATGCCGTCCAGCAGATGCAGCGGCGCACGGCCGCGCTCTCGGCCTTCCACCTCCACGACGACATTGGCGCCGTCCTTGCGCAGCCAGGCATTCTCGGTCGTGACGTAAATGGTATTGAGATGGCGGCGCACGGATGCTTATCCTTCCTCGTCCAGGCGCGATGCCAGCCAGCGTGCGATCGCGGGTGGCCGCTCCAGCCGGCGCGGCTGGCACGCATGCACCAGCGAACATTTCTTGCAGGCCGGCCGATATTCGGGACGCGGCGTTTCCTGCCCGGCGATCATCGCCCGCACGTCCCGCGCCACGCA
Proteins encoded in this region:
- the nth gene encoding endonuclease III; its protein translation is MTKPLTPVKVPRPARAKRRMTLKEVERFITLLAEAHPNAESELEFVDDYTLLVAVVLSAQATDASVNRATRGLFRDAPDPAAMVALGEDGVGAHIRSIGLWRTKARNVITLSQTLLDRYDGRVPRDRAALEALPGVGRKTANVVMNVAFGDSTMAVDTHIFRIGNRTGLAPGKTTRAVEDQLVARIPAPLLRPAHHWLILHGRYVCKARRPECWRCPAQEPCQYTGKVLTPP
- a CDS encoding ABC transporter ATP-binding protein encodes the protein MTDTDSAPAPRGRARNEFVEVLGFVIRRWSRHPGALAWTMAGIAVATVADVVTPLLAGWMVDDVARGGAVGSLTPALAAARHGVLWTLGGLVLLGLLGVAGRRMSYLGITFLTARVMRGIAETAFARVQRFSTDWHGNTFAGSTVRRLTRGMWAVDTLADTLMLMLLPSVLVLAATTVVLAWHWPSMGLLLGLSSIMLVAMSAWLTLHYVAPSARLANAWDTRMGAALADAVTCNAVVKAFGAERREEARLSWILSRWQRRTERSWVRGTNSGNLQNVAALLMRVVLIGAVLALWWRGRAGPGDVAYVLTMVFLVQGYLRDIGQQISMVQRSVNEMEELVAIYRLPPGVQDRPDAPPLRISHGAIRFDQVGFGYRGQRGLLFRDLSIDIPAGSRVALVGPSGSGKTTLVKLVQRLYDVTDGRILIDGIDIATVAQSSLRSQIAIVQQEPVLFHRSLAENIAYGRPGASMAEIEEAARQANAAGFIGRLPKGYATMVGERGVKLSGGERQRVAIARAFLADAPILIFDEATSSLDSESEILVQDAMERLMIGRTVLVIAHRLSTVVGLDRILVFAHGELREDGSHAQLIAREGGLYRRLFDLQSLDG
- a CDS encoding ComEC/Rec2 family competence protein; translated protein: MTDATGRQDCTKPWLARQLLAERTRLALWLPVGLGLGIAGYFMLRQEPGRPAMLAVLLLAVAMAGWIARRPADLVPRLAGGAVAAIALGFVASWVDAHRRPPLPDLPRRASIVTGRIAAVTLLPPRLPPSHSSLHPSGHPSGHPSGHPSGHPAGDAEPAIRRLDLADAVLDDAIDDGMPPLRRILRVRVRPDDPAALVPGMTVRVRALLRPPPPPAWPGGPDGQRRAWFDGSAGSGTALGLVQSAGPPVPPRRVDVLLESLRECVVARILRVLPGAPGGVAAAILTGSAAAMPQSDRDAFADAGLAHLLAVAGLHLGIVMGVAMTAARLALACSERASLYWPCRQIAALAALASGGAYVLLTGAHLPAVRSLTMAALVALAIITGRRAVSMRGLAVGATLLLLAGPADLLEAPLQMSLAAVMGLAAGFEAARPLLARLADGPGWWRHAARHGAQLLLASLFAGGATVPVVMAHFGTLQPWFVLANLLAVPLMAVWILPLGLLALALMPLGGEPLALVPMGWGIRLVLALAHGVSGWPAARVMVPAMPAWGLAAWLLGLCWLCLWTRRWRWLGAAPLLLALAAPFLIARPDLLLSPDGRVLAVRDGAVLRIGPRPGADMPVERDWQQALALSLAPLDCPGGACRMGAVALRLAAAAGVDCAGGAVLVTLVPLDDAHCPGVRTLDGLTAWQDGAQAVFLHGDKVEIVSDRQTRGARPWVLGPGQHGLPTLPLARRE
- the cas2 gene encoding CRISPR-associated endonuclease Cas2 → MLVLITYDVNTEDAAGRRRLRRVARACLDFGQRVQHSVFECDVDPARWAELRARLIAEADTAKDSLRFYQLGAKGRQRIEHVGAKPVLDLDGPLLF
- the cas1c gene encoding type I-C CRISPR-associated endonuclease Cas1c translates to MRRHLNTIYVTTENAWLRKDGANVVVEVEGRERGRAPLHLLDGIICFGHAGASPALMGACAEANITLSWLSPQGRFLARAEGARSGNVLLRRTQYRAADDSARALAIVRNIIAAKAANQRTVLRRALRDHGAALAPDAQAQLQDAEQRLTNVVRRVAQAPDIDTARGIEGEAAQVYFGAFNQLIRVEDSAFVFAGRTRRPPLDRVNALLSFLYAVLGHDCRSALESVGLDPQVGFLHADRPGRSSLALDLMEELRPVLADRLALSLINRRQVAADDFTVSDGGAVLMTEDARKAVLVAWQDRKKDEIRHPFLEESVTFGLVAHLQSLLLARHLRGELDGYPAFIWK